The genomic segment ttgccattttaattattatgtgtcttggtgttgtccttcttggatcctttctgttgggggttctgtgtatttccgtggtctgttcgattacttcctcccccagtgtggggaagttttcagcaattatttcttctaaaatactttccatctcttttcctctctcttcttcttctgggacccctataatacggatattgttccttttggattggtcacacagttctcttaatattgtttcattcctggagatccttttgtctctctgtcagcttctatgcgttcctgttctctgatttcaattccatcaatggcctcttgcattctatccattctgcttataaacccttccagagtttgtttcatttctgcgatctcctttctggcatctgtgatctccttccggacttcatcccatttctcttgcgtatttctctgcatctctgtcagcatgtttatgattcttattttgaattctttgtcaggaagactggttaggtctgtctccttctctggtgttgtctctgtgatctttgtctgcctgtagctttgccttttcatggtgataggaatagtctgcagaactgggacgagtgacggctggaagaacttcccttcttgttggtttgtggccctcctctcctgggagaacagcggcctctagtggcttgtgctgcgcagctgcgcgcagacagggtttctgctttctgcccggctgctatggagttaatctccgctgttgctgtgggcgtggcctggctcgggcagctactccaaagtggtggagtcacgttggagcaggagctgctgggaggctatttatctctgtaaggggcctccctgctccctgcagcccaggggttagggtgcccagagatccccggattccctacctctggattaagtgacccgccctgcccctttaagacttccaaaaagcacccgccaaaacaaaacaacgaccaataaaaaaaaaaataaaatttttttaattaaaaaaaaaggtttttaattaaaaaaaaaaaaaaaaaaaaggtggtcgttcgtttttctttattctccggtgccagcctcaggcctctgctcaccggtctttctgccctgtttccctagtattggggtccctatccctttaagacttccaaaaagcactcgccaaaacaaaacagcaaaatagcaaaaaaaaatggtcgcgcacttttcttatgtcctctgtcgcccagcctccagtgcctgctcactgttcttgctgccctgttttcctagtatcgagtgccctgcactctggcccggatggctggggctgggttttcggcagtcctgggctccatctccctcccgctctgcctgctcttctcccgccgggagctggggggaggggcgcttggctcccgcggggccggggcttgtatcttacccccttcgtgaggcgctgggttctctcatgtgcggatgtggtctggatattgtcctgtgtcctctggtctttattctaggaagggttgtctttgttatattttcatagatatatgttgttttgggaggagatttccgctgctctactcacgccgccatcttccctcaGCCtccacatatgtctttttgaatctgggatcttgttttctttgggtaaattcccaggagtagaattcttgggtcaaatggtatttctatttttagttttgtgacaaacctccatactgctttccacaatggttgaactaatgtacattctcaccagcagtgtaggagggttccctttctctgcatcctagccagcatttgttgttcctatttttttctatattggccatcctaactggtgtgaggtgatatctcattgtggctttaatttgcatttccttgataattagtgatgtggagcatattttcgtgtgcctgttggccatctgaatttcttctttggagaagtgtttgttcagatcctctgcccattttttaatcgggttatttgcattttgggtgttgagacgtgagctctttatatattttggatgttaactccttattggatatgtcatttatgaatatattctcccatattgtaggatgcctttttgttctactgatggtgtcctttgctgtagaagctttttagtttgatgtagtcccacttgtttatttttgcttttgtttcccttgcccaaggagatacgttcatgaaaaagtttctcatgtttatattcaagagaattttttccctatgttttcttctaagagttctatggtttcatgacttacattcaggtcttttgatacattttgagtttacttttgtgtatggagttagacagtaatccagtttcattctcttacatatagctatccagttttgccaacaccagttgttgaagaggctgtcatttctccattgtatgtccatggctcctttatgatatattaattggctatatatgtgtgggtttatatctgggctctctattccattgatctatggctctgtttttgtgccagtatcaaattgtcttgatgactgtggctttgtagtagagcggaGCATAAAGTCCCCCACACCTCCTTCCAAGGAATtgttccttctaaggattgttttggctattcagggtcttttgtggttccatatgaattttagaactatttgttctagtttgttgaagaatgctgtggatattttgatagggattgcattgaatctgtaggttgcttcaggcaggatggccatttttacaatattaattcttcctatccatgagcatgggatgtatttccatttattagtgtcttccttaatttctctcaagagtgtcttgtagttttcagggtataggtctttcacttccttggttaggtttattcctaggtattttattctttttgatgcaattgtgaatggaattgttttcttgatttctctttctgctagttcattgttactatataggaatttaacagatttctgtgtattaattttgtatcctgcaactttgctgaattcagatattagttctagtagttttggagtggattcttcacggttttttacatacaatatcatgtcatctgcagacagtgacagtttaacttgttccttgccgatctggatgctttttatttatttgtgttgtctaattgccgtggctaggacctccagtactatgttgaataagtcTGAAGGATTTTAAGTAAGCAAATAATGGGCAGGTTTTCCTTTCAGATGGTTCTGACAGCAATGTGGAAACAGTTTGCATAAGTAAGAGACGGACAAGGGCAAAGTGACAGTAATCCAAAATAACACATTGTGAGCAATTGTTAAATTATGGGGAAGAAGTTTGGAGATAAACGAAAGTACTGGAAAGGAGGAGGAATTCTGTAAATATAAACCAGTGAGTTTAACACAGGTCTCAGTTACACGTGACAAACCCAACTAAAATATCTTCGGTGCTCATCTTTGGCACTGCATGTTTCCAGCTGCATAAACACCAAACATGATTCTGCTCAGCACTGTTTCTGTCTGTTTCATTTCCAAAGTGACACTGCTCATATGACTACAAATATGGCTGCCAGCAGCAGGCTTCCTACTAGTTTAGCAATCCAGTTGCAAATGATCATTTCTTTTCCCTAGTTCCATGAAAGTCCCTAGACCAACTCTCCCTGGTCTGGGCCAGGTCATGTGactaaccctaacccaaccccTAGGCCTGACTGGAGAGACCTGGGTCATGTGACTAGTAGAGCTTTGGGAGGGTTTGCCTTATTTGAAACGTGGTTTTTGAGTAGCAAAGGGGTGGTTTACCACCAGCTGATGGAAAAAGTATTTTGGCAATTCCAATTACATCAATGAAGAACAATTAAAAGCAAATTATCCCTAATTTCACCTACCATGATTTGTAAGAAATCATGTGAGGCTACTGCAGTAATCCAAAGGAGAAAGCATCAAGGGCCAAAAGATAGGAGTTACTCAATTAATAccagaatgaatgagcaaatttTTAGCTGACAGCTTTTAAGAACAACTGAGGGTCCTGCAACCCATCCAAGTGCAACGCTGAACATACCAGTTGCATAGGCTGGAATGCAATAGCAAAAAGAGCCGGTAAAGCCTTTAGGGTATACCGGACCACATGCAAACAAATACTGCTAGAAAGAAGGAGCTTGAATTTCGGCCTTGACGTCTGTGTGAAGAATACCAGAGACGGGTCAGCTAAGTCTGCCTATCTTACCCATCTCTCTTGGCTTCAGCTTCCACGCCATTCTCAACACTTCATGGTCTGTGGCTCCAGACTGCGCCTCTGCTGGGCCCTGTCTGGCAGGCACCTTAAACTCAGATAAATTCAAAACTGAGTTGGCCCCCTTCACCCCTAAACTTAGGCCTCCACTACCCCCACCACTGGCCAAGCCAGAAAAGACGCCCTCCACACCCCTACCCCTCCGTCCAGTCTCTCATTCTCCGCCACTGCCCCCCCGCCCCCAACCCCCCATCTCAGTCCATCCACGTATCCCTGCAGCGCACACAGCTCGGATTCAGGCCTCAAGTCTCACCTGGGCCGTGCAACAGCCTGGGGAACTTCCGTCCTTGCCTCCAATAGCAGCCCTATACACTCACTCCTCCTCTCAGGAGCCAGTGATCTTTCTGAAGCGCGAATCTGAAAACGACTCCCCTGCTTTAACTCTTTCCATGGCTCCCCTTTCTGTAGGGAGAACACAGAGTTCCTCAGTTTAGAAGCCAGCTGCCGGCGGTGTAGAGTAGGAATGGATTCGCTCTACTTGGGGCACCAGGGACACCTTGGGACCAGGGAAGGTCAGCAGACATGGCCGAGCTCCCCGGAAGTGTTTCTGGGCAGAGGAGGGCCGGTGGGTGGAGCCAGCCCCGGGAGGCGCAGACCTGCAGCGGCGGGGCGGCTCGGGGCCTCCGGGCGGTAGAGGGCGGCCTCGCCTGCGGCAGCGGCTCTCGGTGCCCGGCTCCGCGCCTTCCGGGCGACCCGGTGACCTCGGGCGGCGGGCCGCGTCGGCCGGGCATGGCGGCTTGGAGCCCGGCCGCGGCGGCGCCTATGCTCCGCGGGACGCGCGGGGTGAGAGCGGGCAGGGCCGGGCGCTCTCCAGGGGCGGGGGCTGCGGAAGGCCGGCGGGGTGGGCCGCTGCCGGCGCGAGGGCTGGGGGCGCCGCGCAGGCCCCGGGGCtgccccttcctttctctcttccattcattcactcGTTGACTCGGTTCGCTGGGCCCCGGCAGCCGGCGTTCGGGGAAATGTCGGGCCCCGGCGCGCCGGGGAGCTCCCGAGTCGGGCGGAGGTTGGGGGCGAGCGGAACAGACACACGAACAGCCATAGCACGGCGGGCACGGAAAACGTAGTGTGGACCTACCGAGCCGAAGCGTGGAGCCACGGCCTGGGGTCACGGCGTGGGCTCTGGAACGCCCGCCCAGCCTCTGTGACCTTGACCCCCGCAGACCCAGAGGGCGCTCACCACGCGCGCTCCTAATTTTACCTCCTTCTTTCTGAGTGTTTGCTCACTCCATCCACCTCTTTCACTTTTCTCTCacgttcttctttctcttctgctcTTGAACCTGCCTCCGGCAAGCATGGCGAGCAGCTTTACTGGTGACTTGCAGCGTGCACAGGCGGCATTCTGGGGATTTTGTCAGTAGATTGCTCTTTTAACGCAGCTGCCCACCGATGAGCTAAGATGAAGGGTATCAGCAGTGCTAACCACCCTTACACCTTAATGATCACCGCTTCTGCCAGCCTCTAACCCTTTCTTCGTTTGCACCCAAGGTTCTGTCCTCAGAAGAGGTAGGTCCAGCCCACCCCAATCTTACCTAGGCCCACAACAtcaagtttctctctctctgcagaaCCCTCAGACAGCCTCAGCCCGGGTCTTTCTCCTGACCTGCATTTCAGCTGCCTGCTAGAAAAGATATTTCTTTGCAGGTGCCCAGTAGGCACGCCCCAAATTGTGTGgttcttccttgctcattcattcattcattcattcatccatccaacaCCCAAGTCCTCCCAAGGGCCTGCCCTGGGCTTAGCCCTGGAAggctgcagtaacagcacaggcTCTTGTGTTGGCCTTTGAGATCAGTTGGTAAAAGAGTGAGGGCACAGGCCATTTTAAAGAAGGTGCTCTGCGATTCTATAACACAGGCCTGCTCTGCGCTATTATGAAAGGCCTGAGGATGGGCAGGATTGAGGAGTGAAGGGACAGTATGTTCAGCACCAGCCCTCAATGAATAGCGCTGGTGTTCTACCACCTGCCACCCTTTTGATGCCTCTTATCTGGCATCTTTCCTGACTGGCTTCAATGGGCATTGCTTCACATAGGTTACTTTGGTATCAAGAGGCCTGTCTAACAAAGTCCAAAATCTTTAGCCTGACGTTCAAGGCCTGCCATGctctattttctgtctcccttTTTAGCATGTGCTCAAACTGGCCAAAGGGCTGCCAGCCGGTTTTGTGCTCCTTCCCCTCTCAGCATCGAGACATGTTCCCATCAGAAATGCTGGCTCCCTGTGGTAGCCAGTGGGGAAGGCAGCAGCGGTGTTGCCAATAGTAAATATCTACAGGTGCTCCTCTTCCAGGTCGTCATACAGAGAACTTCTGCTTCTCCCCAGTAAGAATCAGTACACTTTGCCAAGGGTAGCTGTCTTATTGAGCAGTGGGTCACAAGGTTGCATCCCACTGCAAGAGTGTGGAATGTTACCCAGGCCTAAAGGAGGGTGGCATTTGGCCCCTCCTGATACTGCTCCTCACAGCCTTATCATAGGGAATTAAAAATCTATGGAATTAAGTGTGGGGCCTTGTCTCTAGAGTCAAAGTGAGTTCCTTACAATTCCATCCCCCCCAAGTTTATTCTGTGTCCTGGAGAGCTTAAAGGGACATCTGACATCACCCAGTCCCTCTGATTTTGCCCATGGCCATGTTGGCGAGGGCCTGGGGCCCTGCCTTGCAGGGAAGCAGCAGGTGGGGCCTGGACAGTGACCCAGCCCGGCCTGGGGGCAGCATCCTCTTTCTCAGGCATGGTTCTCCTCTGTTCCATGGCAGCTTCCTCTTCTCCACTGTGCCCAGCGGATGTTTGCCTCGCAGACTGAGGGGGAGCTCAGAGTGACCCAAATTCTCAAAGAAAAGTTTCCTCAAGCCACAGCTATCAAAGTCACCGACATTTCAGGTCAGGTTTTCTCCTGTCTTTCCCAGAGTTTGGTAGGATTTTGCCCTTCAGAGGGGCAGAGAGCAGGGGGCTTGGCAGAAGGAATGTGCCATCCACAGCTTCTCAATATGTGTGGCTTTTGGACACATGGCACTTGGCCTCTGCCTCATGGGGTAGAGGTGGGCAGGCAGAAACATGGGAGGAAAGCTGTGGGGACAAGTCCCGGCTGGGAGGACTCAACGCTTGCTGGCCTGGGCCAGGTTGGATGAGGTCAACCTTGGGCTCAGCTTTCCAGTCTTTAATTTGACTTCGAGCTGAGCCTTATTTTAATTTCCCCACATTCTTCTGACACCTAGAATGTCAGGGCTGGGTGCAGACCTCAGGAGGATTTTGTCCTTTTAAGGAAAATAACTGCCTTGCTTTTGTCATGAAGGGATAAGCCTGGAGAGGGCAAAGAACCAGGACCCAGGGCAGACTCTGTCACGAGCCCAGTTAGCAGCCTCGGCCAGGCCCTGCCTTTCTCAGATGGTTCAGGCTGGCTGTGTTAGAGCAGGCTGGGGACTTGGCCTCTGCACTCGCAGGCCAGAGATGTGGGGCCTTTATCCAGACACACACGTGGACTGCCTAGTCATGGGCAGTGAGATAGGCATCCACCTGACACAGTCTTTGGCTTCTCTGACAACATAACATTTACAAGGATTGGGAGAAAGTTAAGGAAGTAGTTTTTGTTCTGGAAACTACAGGAAATTAATCAGTCCAAAGGTCCATGGGAATAGTGAGTTGGGTGACTAGGCCAGTGCTGAGGCCTTGATATCACCAGTCCTGTACTGCCACAGACCCAAGCAGGGCAGAGCTGGAAGTTGACCTCCAGTCTGGCGCTGCCCAGCTCTGGACAGAATGCAGAAAGGGAATCAAGGCCAGGAACCTTGGTTTAACCAAAGGTTAACTTGGACTCCTGGAGAACATAAGAGAAGGGTGGCAAAGCCTATTAAGTAAATTGCACTTGTCATACGATGGCCTGGGGTGAACAGCGCAGGCTTTTTTGGTCACACTGGTTTATGCCAGAGCAGCCTATTTGCATCAGTCATTAGCAGTCACTTTTCAGTGCTGCGGAGACAAAGCTTGGGCAGGGGGATGTGTCTCCTACAAGCTCTGCTAGGAGGCTCCATCAGAAAGCTGCACCCTCCCTGCGGGAGCCCAGGCAACACACTCAGTGTGGCCTGGGGGCCAGAAGGTGCAGGACCTCCCCGAGCGCTCCGGGACCAGCACGTTGTGGTCTCTGGGATGCGGCGTCCCTGTCCCTCTCATGCTTccttgttcctttttttctcttggatGATATCACACAATGTTCAAAATAAGTTTCAGTGTGTTTTTGcacttttaaaaataccaattgCTAGGCACTAAAATTCAGTGGATTCCAATCCCTCCCATCCTCTTCCATGGTATTTTGGCCTAgtaaagagaaatgctaggaaaGCCTACATTTCATAGGTTTCCCATGCTTTGTGCCTTATTATTCCTGCCCCACAAGCAATAGTCTTGGGTAGTGTAACTGCCCTTCAAAACGAAGGGCACATTTTGGATCACAGCAGCCTGACAGAAGAGTAAGTGGAAAGATTATAAGCCATGATCATTTCCTAACAGTCTTAGCAGCTTCCTGCTGAATAATAATATTCAGACCTTCTTTATATTGTACAGTACTTCAGGGACATATGGGACGTGGCTGCTATAACTTTAGTAACTGAAACATTTTTGAATTATGTTTATTTCAGGAGGCTGTGGGGCAATGTATGAAATCAAAATCGAGTCAGAAGAATTTAAGGAGAAGAGAACTGTTCAACAGCACCAGATGGTAAATCAGGTCAGTAAAGGCAACTATGCTCCTTTGCCGCTGGCCTGCAGTGTTCAGCAGGGCCTGCTGAGCGGGGATGGTATTTTACTGTCAGCCCTAGGAAAGAAGAATGCAGAAGCACAGTCATGCAAACTGGACTCAGGACCTGAAGAAATATATATAATCTGGAACTAATCTGGAATCAGATTGTGggcaaatacaaattttattcaGAATTGTAAACAAGCCACCCAATA from the Manis pentadactyla isolate mManPen7 chromosome 2, mManPen7.hap1, whole genome shotgun sequence genome contains:
- the BOLA3 gene encoding bolA-like protein 3, translated to MAAWSPAAAAPMLRGTRGLPLLHCAQRMFASQTEGELRVTQILKEKFPQATAIKVTDISGGCGAMYEIKIESEEFKEKRTVQQHQMVNQALKEEIKGMHGLRIFTSIPKH